From uncultured Roseateles sp., the proteins below share one genomic window:
- a CDS encoding efflux RND transporter permease subunit, giving the protein MRLSEISIRRPVFATVMSLLLLLVGIVSFDRLSLREYPRIDEPVVTVSTRLIGASSEVIESQVSKPLEDSIAGIDGVDILTSISRSEQSQITVRFKLEKNPDDAAADVRDRVARVRGRLPDAIDEPVVAKVEADATPTIWIAFTSESLSPLEITDLVNRVVKPRLQTVPGVADVQIGGDRKYAMRIWLDADRLAAYRLTVQDVEDALRKQNLEVPAGRIESQQREFNVTARTDLNTVAQFSEVALRQVNGITVRLKDVARVEEAAASERSRVRLNGVPSVSLGVVRQATANPLEVSAGVRAILPRIQQDLPEAVTVRPANDNSIFIDRSIKSVYSTIAESVALVALVVFVFLRTLRASIIPLVTIPISLIGSFALMAAAGFTVNTLTLLALVLAIGLVVDDAIVVLENIFRHIEEGLSPFQAALKGAKEIGFAVMAMTLTLAAVFAPLAFTPGRTGRLFVEFALTLAGAVIVSGFVALTLTPMMCSKLLRHNAKPNRFDRGMERVLVSITERYAAALRAVLGQRWAVVLVMLASGAGSWWLFSTAKSELAPMEDRGVIIMPISAPDGATLDFTARYLDAIDRISSGYPEFDRVFLFAGGGIVSQGTAILRAVDWSERSRSTQELARSLQPQVSLLPGVTAFPITPPSLGQGFRERPINFVIVTSDSYANLAHVTQQMMAEMGKNPGFVQPDNDLRLNKPEVFLEVDRERAADLGVSVDQIARTVESMLGGRAVTRYKRDADQYDVMVQTEAQGRTTPEHIEKLFVRGRGDTMLPLSSLVKVREAVSPRELNHFNQRRSVSITSNLAPGYSLGEALQFMDDASRRVLPVGYATELNGVSREFKSSKGALGLVFVLAGLFIFLVLAAQFESFVDPLIIMTAVPLSMVGALAALQWSGGTLNVYSQIGLITLVGLITKHGILIVEFSNQLRQAGKDTLEAVIEASALRLRPILMTTGAMVLGAVPLALASGAGAESRQQIGWVIVGGMSLGTALTLFVVPTMYSLLARKRVPGEITTAAVAS; this is encoded by the coding sequence ATGCGTCTCTCAGAAATCTCCATCCGTCGCCCGGTGTTTGCGACCGTGATGTCGCTGCTGCTGTTGCTGGTCGGCATCGTCTCGTTCGACCGGCTGAGTCTGCGCGAGTACCCGCGCATCGACGAGCCGGTGGTGACGGTCAGTACCCGCTTGATCGGCGCGTCCAGCGAGGTGATCGAATCGCAAGTCAGCAAACCGCTGGAGGACTCCATCGCCGGCATTGACGGCGTTGACATCCTGACCTCGATCTCGCGCTCGGAGCAGAGCCAGATCACGGTGCGTTTCAAGCTTGAGAAGAACCCCGACGATGCCGCCGCCGATGTACGCGACCGTGTCGCCCGCGTGCGCGGCCGCCTGCCCGATGCCATTGACGAGCCGGTGGTGGCCAAGGTCGAGGCCGATGCCACGCCGACGATCTGGATTGCCTTCACCAGCGAGTCGCTGTCGCCGCTGGAGATCACCGACCTGGTGAACCGCGTCGTCAAGCCGCGGCTGCAGACCGTGCCTGGCGTGGCTGATGTGCAGATCGGCGGCGACCGCAAGTACGCGATGCGCATCTGGCTCGATGCCGACCGCCTGGCCGCCTACCGCCTGACCGTGCAGGATGTGGAGGACGCGTTGCGCAAGCAGAACCTCGAGGTGCCGGCTGGCCGTATCGAGAGCCAGCAGCGCGAGTTCAACGTCACCGCCCGCACCGATCTGAACACCGTCGCCCAGTTCAGCGAGGTGGCGCTGCGCCAGGTCAACGGCATCACCGTGCGCCTGAAGGACGTGGCCCGCGTCGAAGAAGCCGCGGCCAGCGAGCGCTCGCGCGTGCGCCTGAATGGTGTGCCGTCGGTGAGCCTGGGCGTGGTCCGCCAGGCCACGGCCAATCCGCTGGAGGTCTCGGCCGGGGTGCGCGCCATCCTGCCGCGCATCCAGCAGGACCTGCCCGAAGCGGTGACCGTTCGGCCGGCCAATGACAACTCGATCTTCATTGACCGCTCGATCAAGTCCGTCTACTCGACGATTGCCGAGTCGGTGGCCCTGGTGGCCCTGGTGGTGTTCGTGTTCCTGCGCACCCTGCGCGCCTCCATCATCCCGCTGGTGACGATTCCGATCAGCCTGATCGGCTCGTTCGCGCTGATGGCCGCGGCCGGCTTCACCGTCAACACGCTGACGCTGCTGGCCCTGGTGCTGGCCATAGGCCTGGTGGTGGACGATGCCATCGTCGTGCTGGAGAACATCTTCCGCCATATCGAGGAGGGCCTGAGCCCGTTCCAGGCGGCGCTGAAGGGCGCCAAGGAAATCGGCTTCGCGGTGATGGCCATGACCCTGACCCTGGCGGCCGTATTCGCGCCGCTGGCCTTCACGCCGGGCCGCACCGGCCGGCTGTTCGTCGAGTTCGCGCTGACGCTGGCCGGGGCGGTGATCGTCTCCGGCTTCGTGGCCCTGACGCTGACGCCGATGATGTGCAGCAAGCTGCTGCGCCACAACGCCAAGCCGAATCGTTTCGACCGGGGCATGGAGCGGGTGCTGGTCTCTATCACCGAGCGCTACGCCGCTGCGCTGCGCGCCGTGCTGGGCCAGCGCTGGGCCGTCGTGCTGGTGATGCTGGCCTCGGGGGCGGGCAGCTGGTGGTTGTTCAGCACCGCCAAGTCCGAGCTGGCGCCGATGGAGGACCGCGGCGTCATCATCATGCCTATCAGTGCGCCCGATGGCGCCACCCTGGACTTCACGGCCCGCTACCTGGATGCGATCGACCGCATCTCGTCCGGTTACCCCGAGTTCGACCGCGTGTTCCTGTTCGCCGGCGGCGGCATCGTGTCTCAGGGCACGGCCATTCTGCGAGCGGTGGACTGGAGCGAACGCTCGCGCAGCACCCAGGAGCTGGCCCGTTCGCTGCAGCCTCAGGTCAGCCTGCTGCCGGGCGTGACGGCCTTCCCGATCACGCCGCCCAGCCTGGGCCAGGGCTTCCGCGAGCGGCCGATCAACTTCGTCATCGTGACCAGCGACAGCTATGCCAACCTGGCCCATGTGACGCAGCAGATGATGGCCGAGATGGGCAAGAACCCCGGCTTTGTGCAGCCCGACAACGATCTGCGCCTGAACAAGCCCGAGGTCTTTCTGGAGGTGGACCGCGAGCGCGCCGCCGACCTCGGGGTCAGCGTCGACCAGATCGCCCGCACCGTCGAGTCCATGCTGGGTGGCCGCGCTGTCACGCGCTACAAGCGCGACGCCGATCAATACGACGTGATGGTACAGACCGAGGCCCAGGGCCGCACCACGCCCGAGCACATCGAGAAACTGTTCGTGCGCGGCCGTGGCGACACGATGCTGCCGCTGTCCAGCCTGGTCAAGGTGCGCGAGGCGGTGAGCCCGCGCGAGCTGAACCACTTCAACCAGCGGCGCTCGGTCTCCATCACTTCAAACCTGGCCCCGGGCTATTCGCTGGGCGAGGCCTTGCAGTTCATGGACGACGCCTCGCGCAGGGTGCTGCCGGTCGGCTATGCGACCGAGCTCAACGGCGTGTCGCGCGAGTTCAAGTCCAGCAAGGGCGCGCTGGGCCTGGTATTTGTGCTGGCCGGCTTGTTCATTTTCCTGGTGCTGGCGGCGCAGTTCGAAAGCTTTGTTGATCCGCTGATCATCATGACGGCCGTGCCGCTGTCCATGGTCGGCGCACTGGCGGCGCTGCAGTGGTCGGGCGGCACCTTGAATGTCTATTCGCAGATCGGCCTGATCACCCTGGTCGGGCTGATCACCAAGCACGGCATCCTGATCGTCGAGTTCAGCAACCAGCTGCGCCAGGCCGGCAAGGACACGCTGGAGGCGGTGATCGAGGCCAGCGCGCTGCGCCTGCGCCCCATCCTGATGACCACCGGCGCCATGGTGCTGGGGGCGGTGCCGCTGGCCCTGGCCTCCGGCGCCGGCGCCGAGAGCCGCCAGCAGATCGGCTGGGTCATCGTTGGCGGCATGTCGCTGGGCACGGCGCTGACGCTGTTCGTCGTGCCGACGATGTACAGCCTGCTGGCCCGCAAACGCGTGCCGGGTGAGATCACGACGGCTGCCGTGGCTTCCTAA
- a CDS encoding GNAT family N-acetyltransferase, translating to MKNIPSYPLQGPKTAAAVDLSFVAAQASDFEALLALRIAAMRESLERIGRFDPQRARERFAAGFVPEHTRHILLDGERVGFVVVKPQADALLLDHLYIAPGAQGQGLGAAVLADVFARADAAALPVRVGALRDSDSNRFYLRHGFELVERAEFDNYYLRPVRKPRQPS from the coding sequence TTGAAGAACATCCCATCCTACCCGCTGCAAGGGCCCAAGACGGCTGCGGCAGTCGACCTGAGTTTTGTGGCGGCGCAGGCCAGCGACTTCGAAGCCCTGCTGGCCCTGCGCATCGCCGCAATGCGCGAAAGCCTGGAGCGCATCGGTCGCTTCGACCCGCAGAGGGCCCGCGAGCGCTTCGCGGCCGGTTTTGTGCCGGAGCACACCCGGCACATCCTGCTGGATGGAGAACGCGTCGGCTTCGTCGTCGTCAAGCCGCAGGCTGATGCACTGCTGCTGGACCACCTGTACATCGCTCCCGGCGCACAGGGCCAGGGCCTGGGCGCGGCGGTGTTGGCCGACGTCTTCGCCCGGGCCGACGCGGCCGCGCTGCCGGTGCGCGTAGGCGCGCTGCGCGACAGCGATTCGAACCGCTTCTACCTCCGCCACGGCTTCGAGCTGGTCGAGCGGGCGGAGTTCGACAACTACTATCTGCGCCCGGTTAGGAAGCCACGGCAGCCGTCGTGA
- a CDS encoding NADPH-dependent FMN reductase, which translates to MNERRSSGIQVLALCGSLRAASLNAALLRTAARLAPPGIRVTVFDGMAALPLFNPDLDAQAPPAAQRLRDAVAAADALLIASPEYAHGVTGVIKTALDWLVSQEAFVDKPVAVLNASPRAHHADAALRETLKTMSALIVEDASVSIALLGSKMSKSEMVESPAVSGSLKSALAALHGAVVLRAAPGPTFPVS; encoded by the coding sequence ATGAACGAGCGCCGGTCTTCGGGCATTCAAGTCCTCGCCCTCTGCGGCAGCCTGCGCGCCGCCTCCCTCAACGCCGCGCTGCTGCGCACGGCCGCGCGTCTGGCACCGCCCGGGATACGGGTCACTGTGTTCGACGGCATGGCGGCACTGCCGCTGTTCAATCCCGACCTTGATGCGCAGGCACCGCCGGCCGCGCAGCGCCTGCGCGACGCAGTGGCGGCAGCCGACGCGCTGCTTATCGCCAGCCCCGAGTATGCCCACGGCGTGACCGGCGTGATCAAGACGGCGCTGGACTGGCTGGTCAGCCAGGAGGCCTTCGTCGACAAGCCGGTGGCGGTGCTGAATGCCTCGCCGCGGGCCCACCATGCCGATGCAGCGCTGCGCGAGACCTTGAAGACGATGTCGGCCCTGATCGTCGAGGATGCCTCGGTCTCCATCGCACTGCTGGGCTCGAAGATGAGCAAATCGGAGATGGTCGAGTCGCCTGCGGTCAGCGGATCGCTGAAGAGCGCGCTGGCGGCCCTGCATGGCGCCGTCGTGCTCCGGGCAGCTCCGGGGCCGACCTTCCCTGTCAGCTAG
- a CDS encoding nuclear transport factor 2 family protein, with protein sequence MPTQETLERFITRVEQGAHVEAILEFYTEQASMQENMTAPRAGRDLLAEGERKVLAKTKAVHSQCVRPVFQQGDRVVIRWIFRFERLDGTVMQMEELAYQRWEGERIAEEQFFYDPAQLKALPA encoded by the coding sequence ATGCCCACTCAAGAAACACTGGAGCGTTTCATCACCCGCGTCGAGCAAGGCGCCCACGTCGAGGCCATTCTTGAGTTCTACACCGAACAGGCCTCGATGCAGGAGAACATGACGGCGCCACGCGCAGGCCGGGATCTGCTGGCCGAGGGCGAGCGCAAGGTCCTGGCCAAGACGAAGGCGGTGCACTCGCAATGCGTGCGCCCGGTGTTCCAGCAGGGCGACAGGGTTGTGATCCGCTGGATCTTCCGCTTCGAACGGCTGGACGGCACGGTGATGCAGATGGAGGAATTGGCCTATCAGCGCTGGGAGGGCGAGCGCATCGCCGAGGAGCAGTTTTTCTATGACCCGGCGCAGCTGAAGGCATTGCCGGCATGA